One window from the genome of Xiphophorus hellerii strain 12219 chromosome 16, Xiphophorus_hellerii-4.1, whole genome shotgun sequence encodes:
- the slc6a16a gene encoding sodium-dependent neutral amino acid transporter B(0)AT2 isoform X2 encodes MEKPTLDSSEERTWLGEGQSEVQLATSPDPTGPNDDDRPAWDSKIQYVLAQVGFSVGLGNVWRFPYLCHQNGGGAFMLLYVFLLLIVGVPLFFMELAAGQSIRQGSIGVWKHISPKLVGIGYSSCVVCFYVALYYNVIIAWSLFYLGNSFQYSLPWEQCPIEVGTNETVKECASSSPTQYFWFRKALNITNSIEESGEFNPIMTGCLLAAWAIVSLAMIKGIKSSARVMYFSSVFPYVVLFIFLIRGTLLDGAIDGITYMFYPKLEIWGNVQVWRQAATQVFFALGLGYGSVIAYSSYNPVHNNCHRDALMVSSINFMTSVLASLVVFVVLGFRAKTIALHCVAENLGVLNLMSSNGSSQPWWPWFNVTDPNSVSLPEYRQWYHEHGSTLGQFTDCNLEEEMNKGVEGTGLAFIAFTEVMALFPASPFWSTLFFLMLLNLGLSTMFGTMQGILTPLMDNFKLLGRHRTILTVFSCALGFIIGLLFTQRSGNYFVTMFDDYSATLPLVIVVIFETISVAWVYGTDRFLDDIELMLKWRPPVVYKYLWKYVCLLAMVGLLAASLLRMVFKGPTYTAWNQTAASEMTLEYPGWALAMIVLLIVFASLPVPIGYIHSVLKKRSALDVPPQEGPGPEVHRELYTKCNSTDQLDSNSHPAPCEEDGVRPRTSFLPVGNEQYRLLPQQEEEEGEEEEEEDTGV; translated from the exons ATGGAGAAGCCCACTCTGGATTCCAGTGAGGAGAGAACCTGGCTGGGAGAGGGCCAGTCTGAGGTCCAGCTTGCAACCAGTCCTGACCCAACAGGGCCGAATGATGACGATCGACCGGCCTGGGATTCTAAAATCCAGTATGTGTTGGCTCAAGTCGGCTTCAGCGTGGGCTTGGGGAACGTCTGGAGGTTTCCATACCTTTGCCACCAAAATGGAGGAG GGGCCTTCATgcttttgtatgtttttcttttactgattGTGGGAGTCCCCCTGTTTTTTATGGAGCTGGCAGCTGGCCAAAGTATTCGACAGGGAAGCATTGGCGTATGGAAGCACATCTCCCCAAAACTGGTGGGGATCGGCTACTCCAGCTGTGTG gtttgtttttatgtagcTCTTTACTATAATGTCATCATTGCATGGAGTCTTTTCTACTTGGGAAATTCCTTCCAGTATTCTTTGCCGTGGGAACAGTGCCCGATTGAAGTAGGCACCAATGAAACAG TAAAGGAATGTGCGAGTAGCTCTCCAACGCAGTATTTCTGGTTCAGGAAAGCGCTGAACATCACCAATTCGATAGAGGAATCTGGAGAGTTTAACCCCATCATGACGGGATGCTTACTGGCTGCTTGGGCGATCGTATCGCTGGCTATGATCAAGGGCATCAAGTCCTCTGCAAGG GTGATGtacttttcctcagtttttccCTATGTGGTGCTCTTCATTTTCCTCATCAGAGGGACGTTATTGGATGGAGCCATAGATGGAATCACATACATGTTTTATCCCAAA CTTGAGATTTGGGGGAACGTACAGGTGTGGCGCCAGGCAGCTACTCAGGTGTTTTTCGCATTGGGTCTGGGCTATGGCTCTGTTATTGCATATTCCTCCTACAATCCAGTCCACAACAACTGCCACAGGGATGCCCTGATGGTCTCCAGCATCAACTTTATGACGTCTGTGCTGGCCTCACTGGTGGTGTTCGTGGTGCTGGGTTTCCGGGCCAAAACCATCGCCCTACATTGCGTTGCTGA AAATCTTGGTGTGTTGAATCTTATGTCCTCTAATGGATCCAGCCAGCCATGGTGGCCTTGGTTCAACGTTACGGATCCGAACTCTGTGTCTTTACCTGAATACAGACAGTGGTACCATGAGCATGGCTCCACACTGGGTCAGTTCACTGACTGCAATTTGGAGGAGGAGATGAACAAG GGCGTTGAGGGGACGGGCCTGGCATTCATAGCGTTCACTGAAGTCATGGCCCTCTTCCCGGCCAGCCCCTTCTGGTCCACGCTGTTTTTCCTGATGCTCCTCAACCTGGGCCTGAGCACCATGTTCGGGACCATGCAGGGAATCCTCACGCCTCTCATGGACAACTTTAAACTCCTCGGCCGCCATCGGACCATCCTCACCG tGTTCAGCTGTGCTTTGGGGTTCATAATTGGTTTATTGTTCACCCAGCGATCTGGCAATTATTTTGTGACGATGTTTGACGACTACTCTGCAACCCTACCACTTGTTATTGTTGTGATTTTCGAAACAATCAGTGTGGCATGGGTTTATGGCACAGATCG TTTCCTGGATGATATTGAACTCATGCTCAAGTGGCGCCCTCCGGTGGTGTACAAATATCTCTGGAAATACGTGTGTCTGCTGGCAAtggttggtctcctggctgccAGTTTACTGCGAATGGTTTTCAAGGGACCCACGTACACCGCCTGGAATCAGACCGCA GCCTCTGAGATGACACTGGAGTACCCAGGCTGGGCCCTGGCTATGATTGTCTTGCTCATCGTGTTCGCCAGCCTTCCTGTGCCCATCGGTTACATCCACTCCGTGCTGAAAAAGCGCTCCGCCCTCGACGTCCCCCCCCAGGAGGGCCCCGGCCCCGAGGTGCACCGCGAGCTGTACACCAAGTGTAACTCCACCGATCAGCTGGACTCCAACTCACATCCGGCCCCCTGTGAGGAAGACGGGGTTCGTCCCAGGACTTCCTTCCTGCCGGTGGGCAACGAGCAGTACCGGCTCCTTccacagcaggaggaggaggaaggggaagaagaagaggaggaagacacGGGAGTGTGA
- the slc6a16a gene encoding sodium-dependent neutral amino acid transporter B(0)AT2 isoform X1 has product MMEKPTLDSSEERTWLGEGQSEVQLATSPDPTGPNDDDRPAWDSKIQYVLAQVGFSVGLGNVWRFPYLCHQNGGGAFMLLYVFLLLIVGVPLFFMELAAGQSIRQGSIGVWKHISPKLVGIGYSSCVVCFYVALYYNVIIAWSLFYLGNSFQYSLPWEQCPIEVGTNETVKECASSSPTQYFWFRKALNITNSIEESGEFNPIMTGCLLAAWAIVSLAMIKGIKSSARVMYFSSVFPYVVLFIFLIRGTLLDGAIDGITYMFYPKLEIWGNVQVWRQAATQVFFALGLGYGSVIAYSSYNPVHNNCHRDALMVSSINFMTSVLASLVVFVVLGFRAKTIALHCVAENLGVLNLMSSNGSSQPWWPWFNVTDPNSVSLPEYRQWYHEHGSTLGQFTDCNLEEEMNKGVEGTGLAFIAFTEVMALFPASPFWSTLFFLMLLNLGLSTMFGTMQGILTPLMDNFKLLGRHRTILTVFSCALGFIIGLLFTQRSGNYFVTMFDDYSATLPLVIVVIFETISVAWVYGTDRFLDDIELMLKWRPPVVYKYLWKYVCLLAMVGLLAASLLRMVFKGPTYTAWNQTAASEMTLEYPGWALAMIVLLIVFASLPVPIGYIHSVLKKRSALDVPPQEGPGPEVHRELYTKCNSTDQLDSNSHPAPCEEDGVRPRTSFLPVGNEQYRLLPQQEEEEGEEEEEEDTGV; this is encoded by the exons ATGGAGAAGCCCACTCTGGATTCCAGTGAGGAGAGAACCTGGCTGGGAGAGGGCCAGTCTGAGGTCCAGCTTGCAACCAGTCCTGACCCAACAGGGCCGAATGATGACGATCGACCGGCCTGGGATTCTAAAATCCAGTATGTGTTGGCTCAAGTCGGCTTCAGCGTGGGCTTGGGGAACGTCTGGAGGTTTCCATACCTTTGCCACCAAAATGGAGGAG GGGCCTTCATgcttttgtatgtttttcttttactgattGTGGGAGTCCCCCTGTTTTTTATGGAGCTGGCAGCTGGCCAAAGTATTCGACAGGGAAGCATTGGCGTATGGAAGCACATCTCCCCAAAACTGGTGGGGATCGGCTACTCCAGCTGTGTG gtttgtttttatgtagcTCTTTACTATAATGTCATCATTGCATGGAGTCTTTTCTACTTGGGAAATTCCTTCCAGTATTCTTTGCCGTGGGAACAGTGCCCGATTGAAGTAGGCACCAATGAAACAG TAAAGGAATGTGCGAGTAGCTCTCCAACGCAGTATTTCTGGTTCAGGAAAGCGCTGAACATCACCAATTCGATAGAGGAATCTGGAGAGTTTAACCCCATCATGACGGGATGCTTACTGGCTGCTTGGGCGATCGTATCGCTGGCTATGATCAAGGGCATCAAGTCCTCTGCAAGG GTGATGtacttttcctcagtttttccCTATGTGGTGCTCTTCATTTTCCTCATCAGAGGGACGTTATTGGATGGAGCCATAGATGGAATCACATACATGTTTTATCCCAAA CTTGAGATTTGGGGGAACGTACAGGTGTGGCGCCAGGCAGCTACTCAGGTGTTTTTCGCATTGGGTCTGGGCTATGGCTCTGTTATTGCATATTCCTCCTACAATCCAGTCCACAACAACTGCCACAGGGATGCCCTGATGGTCTCCAGCATCAACTTTATGACGTCTGTGCTGGCCTCACTGGTGGTGTTCGTGGTGCTGGGTTTCCGGGCCAAAACCATCGCCCTACATTGCGTTGCTGA AAATCTTGGTGTGTTGAATCTTATGTCCTCTAATGGATCCAGCCAGCCATGGTGGCCTTGGTTCAACGTTACGGATCCGAACTCTGTGTCTTTACCTGAATACAGACAGTGGTACCATGAGCATGGCTCCACACTGGGTCAGTTCACTGACTGCAATTTGGAGGAGGAGATGAACAAG GGCGTTGAGGGGACGGGCCTGGCATTCATAGCGTTCACTGAAGTCATGGCCCTCTTCCCGGCCAGCCCCTTCTGGTCCACGCTGTTTTTCCTGATGCTCCTCAACCTGGGCCTGAGCACCATGTTCGGGACCATGCAGGGAATCCTCACGCCTCTCATGGACAACTTTAAACTCCTCGGCCGCCATCGGACCATCCTCACCG tGTTCAGCTGTGCTTTGGGGTTCATAATTGGTTTATTGTTCACCCAGCGATCTGGCAATTATTTTGTGACGATGTTTGACGACTACTCTGCAACCCTACCACTTGTTATTGTTGTGATTTTCGAAACAATCAGTGTGGCATGGGTTTATGGCACAGATCG TTTCCTGGATGATATTGAACTCATGCTCAAGTGGCGCCCTCCGGTGGTGTACAAATATCTCTGGAAATACGTGTGTCTGCTGGCAAtggttggtctcctggctgccAGTTTACTGCGAATGGTTTTCAAGGGACCCACGTACACCGCCTGGAATCAGACCGCA GCCTCTGAGATGACACTGGAGTACCCAGGCTGGGCCCTGGCTATGATTGTCTTGCTCATCGTGTTCGCCAGCCTTCCTGTGCCCATCGGTTACATCCACTCCGTGCTGAAAAAGCGCTCCGCCCTCGACGTCCCCCCCCAGGAGGGCCCCGGCCCCGAGGTGCACCGCGAGCTGTACACCAAGTGTAACTCCACCGATCAGCTGGACTCCAACTCACATCCGGCCCCCTGTGAGGAAGACGGGGTTCGTCCCAGGACTTCCTTCCTGCCGGTGGGCAACGAGCAGTACCGGCTCCTTccacagcaggaggaggaggaaggggaagaagaagaggaggaagacacGGGAGTGTGA
- the slc17a7a gene encoding solute carrier family 17 member 7a, whose translation MEIRPDRFKAVAGKTLGKIHRLIEKRQANGETIELSAEGRPELVEEKELPVVDCTCFGLPRRYIIAILCGLGFCISFGIRCNLGVAIVSMVNDHTVYKGNKEVLVAAQFTWDPETVGMIHGSFFWGYIVTQIPGGFICQKFAANRVFGFAIVATSVLNMLIPSAARCHYSCVILVRICQGLVEGVSYPACHGIWAKWAPPLERSRLATTAFCGSYAGAVVAMPLAGILVQYIGWPSVFYVYGSFGIFWYLFWVLVSYESPAVHPTITPEERKYIEEAIGESAAFLNPLHKFKTPWRNFFTSMPVYAIIVANFCRSWTFYLLLISQPAYFEEVFGFEISKVGIVSALPHLVMTIIVPIGGQLADYLRTHNLMSTTNVRKLMNCGGFGMEATLLLVVGFSHTKVIAITFLVLAVGFSGFAISGFNVNHLDIAPRYASILMGISNGVGTLSGMVCPLIVGAMTKHKTREEWQYVFLIASVVHYGGVIFYGIFASGEKQWWADIEDTSEEKCGIINEDELANETEELYRGGGQYGAMGQPVVGSNGGGGGGGGGGAGWVTDWDKSEEYVQPPGYNSYMHSGGKEKELT comes from the exons ATGGAGATCCGACCGGACAGGTTCAAGGCGGTGGCGGGGAAAACCTTGGGGAAAATTCACAG GCTCATTGAGAAACGACAGGCCAATGGAGAAACCATCGAGTTATCAGCTGAAGGCCGCCCAGAGCTggtggaggagaaggagctGCCCGTGGTGGACTGCACCTGCTTCGGCCTCCCCAGGCGGTACATCATTGCCATCCTGTGCGGCCTGGGCTTCTGCATCTCCTTTGGTATTCGATGCAACCTGGGTGTTGCCATTGTTAGCATGGTCAATGACCATACGGTCTACAAAGGCAACAAGGAGGTGCTTGTG gCTGCACAGTTCACCTGGGACCCAGAGACGGTGGGGATGATCCACGGCTCCTTCTTCTGGGGCTACATAGTCACACAGATCCCGGGTGGCTTTATATGTCAAAAGTTTGCAGCCAACAG aGTGTTTGGCTTTGCCATCGTGGCCACGTCCGTCCTCAACATGCTGATCCCATCTGCAGCTCGCTGCCACTACAGCTGCGTCATTCTTGTGAGGATATGTCAAGGCCTTGTTGAG GGTGTATCGTACCCAGCCTGCCACGGGATCTGGGCCAAGTGGGCGCCTCCTCTTGAGAGAAGTCGATTAGCCACAACAGCCTTTTGTg GATCCTATGCTGGGGCAGTGGTGGCCATGCCTTTAGCGGGGATACTAGTGCAATACATCGGGTGGCCTTCTGTATTTTATGTCTATG GCAGTTTTGGGATATTCTGGTATTTATTCTGGGTTCTTGTGTCATATGAGAGCCCAGCAGTCCATCCCACTATCACTCCAGAGGAGAGAAAATACATTGAAGAGGCAATCGGAGAATCTGCAGCTTTTCTCAATCCCCTTCAT AAATTTAAAACGCCATGGAGAAATTTCTTCACCTCCATGCCGGTCTATGCCATCATTGTGGCCAATTTCTGCAGGAGCTGGACTTTCTACCTGCTGCTCATCAGCCAGCCTGCATATTTTGAAGAAGTTTTTGGCTTTGAGATCAGCAAG GTGGGCATCGTGTCAGCTTTGCCCCATCTGGTGATGACAATCATCGTGCCTATCGGAGGCCAACTGGCCGACTACCTGAGAACTCACAACCTGATGTCCACCACCAACGTCAGGAAGCTCATGAACTGTGGAG GTTTCGGGATGGAGGCCACCCTCCTTCTGGTGGTCGGATTTTCTCACACTAAAGTTATTGCCATTACTTTCCTGGTCCTCGCTGTGGGGTTCAGCGGCTTTGCAATCTCAG ggTTTAATGTTAATCACTTGGATATTGCCCCTCGATATGCCAGCATACTGATGGGAATTTCCAACGGAGTGGGAACGTTATCGGGAATGGTGTGTCCTCTCATAGTGGGGGCCATGACCAAACACAAG ACGCGTGAGGAATGGCAGTACGTCTTCCTCATAGCGTCCGTCGTCCACTACGGAGGAGTGATTTTCTATG GGATCTTTGCATCCGGGGAGAAGCAGTGGTGGGCCGACATAGAGGACACGAGCGAGGAGAAATGCGGTATAATCAATGAGGACGAACTGGCCAATGAGACGGAGGAGCTCTACCGTGGAGGCGGCCAGTACGGGGCCATGGGTCAGCCGGTGGTTGGTTCAAAtggaggaggaggcggcggtGGAGGCGGTGGAGCGGGATGGGTTACAGACTGGGATAAGTCTGAGGAGTATGTGCAACCACCGGGATACAACTCATACATGCATAGTGGAGGGAAGGAGAAGGAGCTGACATAG